From Thalassoglobus sp. JC818, the proteins below share one genomic window:
- the amt gene encoding ammonium transporter — MMKRWIALSPLLLLLAMFVVSVPSTSWAQDSEEETVAAEVEVEEAEVEEAEEEVPMTVDGLKADLDYTINTLIMMLCAVLVLFMQAGFAMVEVGLNSQKNTVNILFKNLMDLCIGVMLFWLFGFNLMYPGDDYAGEWLTKFTPFVALQETPDYDYGFSASADFLFQVAFAATAATIVSGAVAGRMKFTAYLVYSAILTGFIYPISGMWKWGGGALAEMGFQDFAGSVVVHAVGGFAGLAGAIALGPRLGRFGSDGSSKPIPGHNLAFAALGVFILWVGWYGFNPGSQLTYSGALNAQATTYIALTTTLAAAAGSLTSMILAWAMFGKPDLTMALNGALAGLVGITANCDRVSQIESVIIGAVAGLLVVLAIVALEKFKIDDPVGAFPVHGVCGVWGGLATGIFGDIPSDDFPDMTQVGFFMVQLKSTAIICVWAFVTMAIVFYALKATGSLRVTEEEEVQGLDINEHGMHAYTTT; from the coding sequence ATGATGAAGCGTTGGATTGCGCTCAGTCCGCTACTACTCTTGCTCGCGATGTTTGTTGTGTCAGTGCCGTCCACGAGTTGGGCTCAAGACTCCGAGGAAGAGACAGTTGCTGCGGAAGTCGAAGTAGAAGAAGCGGAAGTTGAAGAGGCAGAAGAAGAAGTTCCAATGACAGTCGATGGTCTCAAGGCTGACCTCGACTACACGATCAACACATTGATCATGATGCTCTGTGCGGTGCTCGTCCTCTTCATGCAGGCCGGGTTCGCGATGGTCGAAGTTGGGTTAAACTCTCAAAAGAACACCGTCAACATCCTGTTTAAGAACCTGATGGACCTGTGTATCGGCGTGATGTTGTTCTGGCTGTTCGGATTCAACCTGATGTATCCCGGAGATGACTACGCCGGTGAATGGTTGACCAAATTCACACCGTTCGTGGCACTTCAGGAAACACCAGACTACGACTATGGCTTCAGTGCATCTGCCGACTTCCTGTTCCAGGTCGCATTTGCTGCAACCGCAGCGACAATTGTTTCAGGTGCTGTTGCTGGTCGAATGAAGTTCACTGCTTACCTCGTCTACAGTGCGATCCTGACAGGATTCATTTACCCAATCAGCGGAATGTGGAAGTGGGGTGGAGGTGCTCTTGCTGAAATGGGCTTCCAGGACTTCGCTGGTTCGGTTGTTGTGCACGCAGTCGGCGGATTTGCAGGACTCGCTGGAGCAATTGCTCTTGGACCACGTCTGGGACGTTTCGGTTCGGATGGTTCTTCGAAACCAATTCCAGGACACAACCTTGCATTCGCTGCTCTTGGCGTCTTCATCCTGTGGGTCGGCTGGTACGGATTTAATCCTGGTTCACAGCTCACTTACTCAGGAGCATTGAACGCACAAGCCACCACCTACATCGCACTGACCACAACACTGGCCGCTGCTGCAGGATCTCTGACTTCCATGATCCTTGCCTGGGCGATGTTCGGAAAGCCTGATCTGACGATGGCGTTGAACGGTGCACTAGCTGGCTTGGTGGGAATCACCGCAAACTGTGACCGTGTCAGCCAGATCGAATCTGTCATCATCGGTGCTGTCGCTGGTCTTCTCGTAGTCCTGGCGATCGTTGCTCTGGAGAAGTTTAAAATCGACGATCCCGTTGGTGCCTTCCCTGTTCACGGCGTCTGCGGTGTCTGGGGTGGTCTGGCGACCGGAATCTTCGGCGACATTCCTTCTGACGACTTCCCGGACATGACTCAAGTTGGCTTCTTCATGGTCCAGCTCAAGTCGACAGCCATCATCTGTGTCTGGGCATTCGTGACAATGGCCATTGTCTTCTATGCACTCAAAGCGACTGGAAGTCTCCGAGTCACTGAAGAAGAAGAAGTGCAAGGTCTCGACATCAACGAGCACGGAATGCACGCTTACACGACGACTTAA
- a CDS encoding thiamine-phosphate kinase, translating to MSDKPKSSNRPEFDLIDWIAKQSSSTHGLKLGIGDDAAILSPESGWEWVTAVDCLVEGTHFLRETSLDLVGRKSLAVNLSDMAAMGAVPVSALLGLVIPKSLRRADVERLCSGIFELAETWNVSIAGGDTNSCDGPLMISVTVFGRVESGGAVLRSGAKVGDALFVTGRLGGSLESGRHLSFTPRIAEARELLAIYQPTSMLDVSDGLAGDLLHISRRSGVGFVMEADRVPIHEDVDDSLSFEKRLAHALTDGEDFELLFTVDSEAAERLEEAGELLGTPVTRLGRCVAGTQIQIQLGNELSALSPGGWVHHLG from the coding sequence ATGAGCGACAAACCCAAGTCATCAAATCGGCCAGAATTTGATCTGATTGACTGGATCGCCAAACAGTCGTCATCGACCCATGGTTTGAAGCTTGGGATCGGAGATGATGCAGCGATTCTCAGTCCGGAGTCAGGCTGGGAGTGGGTCACCGCTGTCGACTGCCTTGTCGAGGGAACACACTTTCTTCGGGAAACTTCACTCGATCTCGTCGGACGTAAATCACTCGCAGTGAATCTGAGCGATATGGCTGCCATGGGAGCTGTTCCCGTTTCGGCATTGCTCGGTCTCGTGATTCCCAAAAGCTTGAGACGCGCGGATGTTGAGCGTTTGTGCTCCGGGATCTTTGAACTTGCAGAGACCTGGAATGTCAGTATCGCTGGGGGAGACACGAATTCCTGTGACGGGCCTTTGATGATCAGCGTGACTGTGTTTGGCCGAGTTGAGTCCGGAGGGGCCGTCTTGCGGTCGGGCGCGAAAGTCGGCGACGCGTTGTTCGTGACCGGTCGATTGGGCGGATCTTTGGAGTCCGGGCGGCACTTGTCGTTCACTCCTCGCATCGCAGAAGCGAGAGAACTTCTCGCAATTTACCAACCGACTTCGATGCTTGATGTGAGCGATGGATTAGCTGGCGATCTTCTGCACATCTCCCGACGTAGCGGAGTTGGATTTGTCATGGAGGCGGACCGCGTTCCCATTCACGAAGACGTTGATGACAGCCTCTCGTTCGAGAAACGGCTCGCACATGCTTTGACTGACGGGGAAGACTTCGAACTTCTCTTCACCGTCGACTCCGAAGCTGCTGAGCGGTTAGAGGAAGCGGGAGAGTTGCTGGGGACCCCGGTCACTCGTCTCGGAAGGTGTGTTGCGGGAACTCAGATCCAAATCCAGCTTGGAAACGAATTGTCAGCGTTGTCTCCCGGAGGCTGGGTTCACCATCTCGGTTGA
- a CDS encoding glucose 1-dehydrogenase, with amino-acid sequence MKALAVTPGRENSAHVTEIPEPRLDLIPGGRGVLMKTLQVGVDATDAEINEGLYGQAPQGDSHLVIGHEFFGIVEAVGENVTNVQPGDFCSCTVRRPGPSLFDKIGRNDITSHDEYYERGINLRHGFMTEKVVDDCEFVVKVPVGLRKLGVLAEPVSVCAKAIEQAYLAQTRLQVWKPRLAFVTGAGQIGLLTAMMLRLRGLEVYVIARTPNPGLKEEIANGYGAEYVSTQKETMEQLVSRVGSPDLVVEATGSSRVAFDAMRFLARNGALVWTSVTGGKNLLHDYPSDAVNLEWVLGNKLLVGSVNGNRDHFNQGIADLALAEVMFPGVTERILTTPIDGFDDPAAIMDKLSNDRSALKVYVNVASAKE; translated from the coding sequence ATGAAAGCTCTTGCTGTCACACCAGGTCGGGAGAACAGCGCTCATGTGACCGAAATCCCAGAACCACGTCTTGATCTCATTCCCGGGGGACGTGGGGTGCTGATGAAAACTCTGCAGGTCGGGGTCGATGCCACCGACGCTGAAATCAACGAAGGCTTATATGGCCAAGCTCCGCAAGGAGACAGCCATCTGGTCATTGGCCACGAGTTTTTCGGGATTGTCGAAGCAGTCGGAGAGAACGTCACAAACGTTCAGCCCGGCGATTTTTGTTCGTGTACCGTTCGACGTCCCGGCCCGAGCTTGTTCGACAAAATCGGTCGGAACGACATCACAAGCCACGACGAATATTACGAGCGCGGAATCAACCTGCGTCACGGGTTCATGACTGAAAAAGTCGTCGACGATTGTGAGTTCGTCGTCAAGGTTCCTGTGGGATTGCGAAAGCTGGGAGTTTTGGCTGAGCCGGTGAGTGTGTGTGCGAAAGCCATCGAACAGGCTTACTTGGCACAGACTCGCTTACAGGTCTGGAAACCTCGTCTCGCATTTGTCACAGGGGCAGGGCAGATCGGCTTGTTGACAGCGATGATGCTTCGCCTGCGAGGTTTGGAAGTTTACGTGATCGCGAGAACTCCCAATCCGGGGCTTAAGGAAGAAATCGCCAACGGATACGGCGCGGAATACGTGAGTACGCAGAAGGAAACGATGGAGCAGCTCGTATCACGCGTCGGATCTCCTGATCTCGTCGTTGAAGCAACAGGCAGTAGCCGCGTTGCTTTCGATGCGATGCGATTTCTGGCTCGCAATGGTGCACTGGTCTGGACGAGTGTGACCGGTGGGAAGAACCTCCTGCACGATTATCCTTCGGACGCGGTCAACCTTGAGTGGGTTCTCGGAAACAAGCTTCTCGTGGGAAGCGTGAATGGAAACCGTGACCACTTTAATCAGGGAATCGCCGATCTCGCTCTTGCGGAGGTGATGTTCCCCGGAGTGACAGAGCGAATTCTGACGACGCCGATCGACGGCTTCGACGACCCTGCAGCGATCATGGACAAACTCTCCAACGATCGATCCGCGTTGAAAGTGTACGTCAATGTCGCCAGCGCGAAAGAGTAG